In Pseudomonadales bacterium, one genomic interval encodes:
- a CDS encoding class I SAM-dependent methyltransferase, whose product MQTVDYKHFQLQAGDRVLDLGCGEGRHVIASYLEQDITVIGVDLSFXDLQSSVEKIAPFIDHSKQEKQCYFSCASALQLPFADNSFDKVICSEVLEHIPDYEAALAEIQRVLKPSGLFCASVPRFWPEWICWHYSDAYHENEGGHLRIFLASQLRRKIEAQGFSCYKKHWAHALHSPYWWMQCMDWDNKDNNRMIQAYHKLLVWDMMKQPALTRMSEKMLNPVMGKSVVMYFKKAA is encoded by the coding sequence ATGCAGACCGTTGATTATAAACATTTTCAATTGCAGGCGGGCGACCGCGTGCTTGATTTAGGCTGTGGTGAAGGTCGTCACGTTATTGCTAGCTATCTAGAGCAAGATATTACCGTGATTGGGGTTGATCTAAGTTTTNANGACCTGCAGTCGAGTGTTGAGAAGATTGCGCCCTTTATCGATCATTCGAAACAAGAAAAACAGTGCTATTTCAGCTGCGCCAGCGCATTACAGCTGCCCTTTGCAGACAACAGTTTTGATAAAGTCATTTGTTCTGAGGTGTTGGAGCACATTCCTGACTATGAAGCTGCACTTGCTGAGATCCAGCGCGTATTGAAGCCCTCAGGCTTATTTTGTGCCTCAGTGCCAAGATTTTGGCCAGAATGGATATGTTGGCATTATTCCGATGCGTATCATGAAAATGAGGGTGGTCATTTGCGTATCTTTTTGGCCAGTCAATTACGCCGTAAAATTGAAGCTCAAGGCTTTAGTTGTTATAAAAAGCATTGGGCGCATGCCCTGCATAGCCCATACTGGTGGATGCAATGCATGGACTGGGATAACAAAGACAATAACCGCATGATTCAGGCTTACCATAAATTATTGGTTTGGGACATGATGAAACAGCCAGCGTTAACACGAATGAGTGAGAAAATGCTCAACCCTGTCATGGGTAAAAGTGTTGTGATGTATTTTAAAAAGGCGGCTTAG